From a single Asticcacaulis sp. MM231 genomic region:
- a CDS encoding MucR family transcriptional regulator, translating to MESKTDTLDMTADIVSAFVGNNSVPASELPSLIQSVYAALNSISSGEETKIEAPKEPAVSVKKSISSDYIVCLEDGRKFKSLKRHLRTKYGMSPEDYRAKWNLPKDYPMVAPNYAKARSDLAKQMGLGQGGRQVTRKPRAVKV from the coding sequence ATGGAAAGCAAGACTGATACCTTGGACATGACGGCGGACATCGTTTCCGCCTTTGTCGGTAATAATTCGGTGCCGGCCAGCGAATTGCCTTCGCTGATTCAGAGCGTCTATGCTGCATTGAACTCCATTTCGTCCGGTGAAGAAACCAAGATCGAAGCACCGAAGGAGCCGGCTGTTTCGGTCAAGAAGTCGATTTCTTCCGACTATATTGTCTGCCTTGAAGACGGCCGCAAGTTCAAGTCGCTGAAGCGCCACCTTCGCACCAAGTACGGCATGAGCCCGGAAGATTACCGTGCCAAGTGGAACCTGCCGAAGGATTACCCGATGGTCGCCCCGAACTACGCCAAGGCCCGTTCGGATTTGGCCAAGCAGATGGGCCTGGGCCAGGGTGGCCGTCAGGTGACCCGCAAGCCGCGCGCCGTCAAGGTTTAA
- a CDS encoding DUF2336 domain-containing protein gives MSNALLSPRIHQDAFAEAEAGVAGEGVGGSGSAELDRIFDGIIAETPQPDFKARHVLLRRLADVVCLPESRINAFERAVTADLLVEMLRESALADRIRVAKRVSILAEIPNSLIRMLITDDAEVARPLIEECESLTTADLHYCARFGNRQHHLILATRKELDSILCECLVDTEDVSIIEALLKNLRARLSQPALEAAVAMSQNHPQLIPLIMRRPELRPSSAYVLFWWAETDVRRLILTRFGVNREIMQDMAGDVFAMMATEKWQDPLARKALQFIERRQRNREALEKSPYSSLEAAIAEAAKLGMTRHMAEEISYMAGIKPSTGAKLMRDRGGEGLAVLCKATGLSKKALRALWKALRRPLRNAEGQMHPHLAEVLITYDILAVDRAQTVLRYWNWALSSALTHVMLRAISSGEDVDLETLSVPQRAAMLAFAQDLKT, from the coding sequence ATGTCGAACGCCTTGCTCTCACCCCGCATCCATCAAGACGCCTTTGCCGAGGCGGAAGCCGGTGTGGCGGGCGAAGGCGTTGGAGGCTCCGGATCCGCTGAGCTGGACAGGATTTTCGACGGTATCATCGCCGAAACACCCCAGCCGGATTTCAAGGCGCGCCATGTGCTGCTGCGCCGTCTCGCCGACGTGGTTTGCCTGCCGGAAAGCCGAATCAATGCCTTTGAACGCGCCGTCACGGCGGATTTGCTGGTCGAGATGCTGCGCGAATCAGCGTTGGCCGATCGTATCCGCGTGGCGAAGCGCGTCAGCATCCTGGCGGAAATTCCCAATTCGCTGATTCGCATGCTGATCACTGACGATGCCGAGGTGGCCCGCCCGCTGATCGAGGAATGCGAATCCCTGACCACGGCCGACCTGCATTACTGCGCCCGCTTCGGCAATCGCCAACACCATCTGATCCTGGCTACGCGCAAGGAACTGGACAGCATCCTGTGCGAATGTCTCGTCGATACCGAGGACGTGTCGATCATAGAAGCCCTGCTGAAGAACCTGCGCGCCAGGTTATCGCAGCCGGCGCTGGAAGCCGCCGTGGCCATGAGCCAGAACCATCCGCAGCTTATACCGCTGATCATGCGTCGGCCCGAATTGCGCCCGTCATCGGCCTATGTGCTGTTCTGGTGGGCCGAAACCGATGTGCGTCGCCTGATCCTGACCCGGTTCGGCGTCAACCGCGAAATCATGCAGGATATGGCGGGCGACGTCTTCGCCATGATGGCCACCGAAAAATGGCAGGACCCGCTGGCGCGCAAGGCTCTGCAGTTTATCGAGCGCCGCCAGCGTAACCGCGAGGCGCTTGAGAAAAGCCCGTACAGCTCATTGGAAGCCGCTATCGCCGAGGCTGCGAAACTGGGCATGACGCGCCATATGGCCGAGGAAATCTCCTACATGGCGGGCATCAAGCCCTCGACCGGCGCCAAGCTGATGCGCGATCGCGGCGGCGAAGGTCTGGCTGTCCTGTGCAAGGCCACCGGCCTGTCGAAAAAGGCGCTGCGGGCGCTGTGGAAGGCCCTGCGCCGGCCGTTACGTAATGCCGAAGGCCAGATGCACCCGCATCTTGCCGAGGTTCTGATCACCTATGATATCCTGGCAGTTGATCGCGCCCAGACGGTGCTGCGTTACTGGAACTGGGCGCTGTCATCGGCCCTGACCCACGTCATGCTGCGCGCGATCTCCAGTGGCGAAGACGTTGATCTGGAAACGCTCAGCGTGCCCCAGCGCGCGGCCATGCTGGCTTTCGCACAGGATCTAAAGACTTAA
- a CDS encoding histidine phosphotransferase ChpT: MDDLSTPNLTRSDSEATAQTSAPVETDVDTAPAAANISSHDLATQLVAKLCHDFISPAGAIMSGLDLLEDPSAQDMKQEALNLIAASAKKMVTLVHFARVAFGAATSSEAFSGSQLEKILGDMYSTMRAELDFAIDPQMLFDKPASRALLNLGLLAGNSLPTGGKAKLEAVKSDDGMTITAELRGPRARLKAEAIEGLTGLPLGDGLNGQWIQPHWLYSVVHEAGGTLDYTADVDSLSFKIFLPA; this comes from the coding sequence ATGGATGATCTGTCAACACCGAACCTTACGCGTTCTGACAGCGAAGCGACAGCGCAAACCAGCGCACCCGTCGAGACAGATGTGGATACCGCACCCGCGGCGGCCAACATCAGTTCGCACGATCTGGCCACGCAACTGGTCGCCAAGCTCTGTCACGATTTCATCTCGCCGGCCGGCGCCATCATGTCGGGCCTCGATCTGCTCGAAGACCCCTCCGCCCAGGACATGAAGCAGGAGGCGCTTAACCTGATCGCCGCCTCGGCCAAGAAGATGGTCACTCTGGTCCATTTCGCCCGCGTCGCTTTCGGCGCCGCCACCAGCTCGGAAGCCTTCAGCGGCAGCCAACTGGAGAAAATCCTCGGCGACATGTATTCGACCATGCGCGCCGAACTCGACTTCGCCATCGACCCGCAGATGCTGTTCGACAAGCCGGCCTCGCGCGCCCTGCTCAATCTGGGGCTGCTGGCGGGCAATTCGCTGCCGACGGGCGGCAAGGCGAAGCTGGAAGCGGTCAAGTCCGACGACGGAATGACCATCACCGCCGAGTTGCGCGGCCCGCGCGCGCGCCTCAAGGCCGAAGCCATCGAGGGCCTGACCGGCCTGCCGCTGGGCGACGGTCTTAATGGCCAGTGGATTCAGCCGCACTGGCTCTATAGCGTGGTCCACGAAGCCGGCGGCACGCTCGACTACACGGCCGATGTCGATTCGCTGTCGTTCAAGATCTTCCTGCCGGCCTGA
- a CDS encoding AsmA family protein, which translates to MPYGDVCVTFPAGFQGVLAAVVLVLGVITLFLAQPNWNWARPMVSSIASGRLHRPVHIDGNLRVHLFSFTPSATVGGLRIGQPEWGASAGLKGNLAEIDTVAVTAELMPVFIGRIVLPRLQIDRPNLILYSDKTGRANWNFSDGKAKSQPARLPPIKDFIINDGKLTVTHAKSRFNFAGTINAHEKASGGRQAFDLTGDGKLNGRAFDLSATGGPLLNVRTHVPYPFDMIVRAGDTRVTAKGRVLHPFNLGQIDGAMTVSGRNLADLYDLTGLTLPNTPAYKIAAQVTRNALIYDVKAIKGYVGGSDLEGTMKVDTRTEGRPYLTGDLRSRRLDFKDLGSLFGATAANTPQKAELSAAPTAATVARRLLPDATLDIERVRNMDAKVRYRAMSVKTHGDMPLREVSLGVTLDHGLLILDPIDFSFPRGRLQGTARIDARKDVQVNTIDMRLTGLAVQDFLPTVGGSKPLEGILNARVRATGTGNSVHKAASTADGQMTLVMPGGTIRQTFAELMGVNATKGAFMLLSKDRDETDVRCAIADFRVQNGVMQGQNIVFDTGVVRVKGSGRINLQDESLKLAFKGKPKKFRLIRVNVPIVVGGHLSAPKIGVDPGAAVVQGGLAVALNTILPFVNLDYAKNANCADVMSDAREQGAPTTLKPAAKKTNPLPVGRQ; encoded by the coding sequence ATGCCCTATGGAGACGTCTGCGTCACCTTCCCGGCTGGATTTCAGGGCGTGCTCGCCGCCGTCGTGCTGGTTCTGGGGGTCATCACCCTATTCCTGGCGCAGCCAAACTGGAACTGGGCGCGGCCCATGGTTTCGTCCATCGCGTCAGGGCGCCTGCACCGCCCGGTGCATATCGATGGCAATCTGCGCGTTCATCTGTTCAGCTTCACCCCCAGCGCCACGGTCGGCGGCCTCCGTATCGGCCAGCCGGAGTGGGGCGCCAGCGCCGGTCTGAAAGGCAATCTCGCTGAAATCGACACGGTGGCGGTGACCGCTGAACTGATGCCGGTCTTTATCGGCCGCATCGTGCTGCCGCGACTGCAGATCGACCGGCCCAACCTCATCCTCTATTCGGACAAGACCGGCCGCGCCAACTGGAACTTCAGCGACGGCAAGGCCAAAAGCCAGCCGGCCAGGCTGCCGCCGATCAAGGATTTCATCATCAATGACGGCAAGCTGACCGTCACCCACGCGAAGAGCCGGTTCAACTTCGCGGGCACGATCAATGCCCATGAAAAGGCGTCAGGCGGACGCCAGGCCTTCGATCTGACCGGCGACGGTAAGCTGAACGGCCGCGCCTTTGATCTGAGCGCCACCGGCGGCCCGCTGCTCAATGTGCGCACCCACGTGCCCTACCCGTTCGACATGATCGTGCGCGCCGGCGATACCCGCGTCACGGCGAAAGGCCGCGTGCTGCATCCCTTCAATCTCGGTCAGATTGACGGCGCCATGACGGTCAGCGGCCGCAATCTGGCGGACCTCTACGACCTGACCGGCCTGACCCTGCCCAATACTCCGGCCTACAAGATCGCCGCCCAGGTGACGCGCAATGCGCTGATCTACGACGTCAAGGCTATCAAGGGCTACGTCGGCGGCAGCGATCTCGAAGGCACGATGAAGGTCGATACCCGCACCGAAGGCCGCCCCTATCTGACTGGCGATCTGCGTTCGCGCCGGCTCGATTTCAAGGATCTCGGCTCGCTGTTCGGTGCCACCGCTGCTAATACGCCGCAAAAGGCCGAGCTTTCCGCCGCTCCGACCGCGGCCACTGTGGCGCGCCGCCTGCTGCCCGACGCCACGCTCGATATCGAGCGCGTGCGCAATATGGACGCCAAGGTGCGTTATCGCGCTATGTCGGTTAAGACCCATGGCGACATGCCGTTGCGTGAGGTCAGCCTGGGGGTTACTCTCGACCATGGCCTGCTGATCCTCGACCCGATCGATTTCAGCTTCCCGCGTGGCCGCCTGCAGGGCACGGCGCGGATCGATGCCCGCAAGGACGTCCAGGTCAACACCATCGATATGCGCCTGACGGGTCTGGCGGTGCAGGACTTCCTGCCAACGGTCGGCGGATCTAAGCCACTCGAAGGCATTCTCAATGCGCGGGTGCGCGCCACCGGCACCGGCAACTCGGTCCACAAGGCGGCCTCAACCGCCGACGGCCAGATGACGCTGGTCATGCCCGGCGGCACGATCCGCCAGACCTTCGCCGAACTGATGGGCGTCAATGCCACCAAGGGCGCGTTCATGCTGCTGTCGAAAGACAGAGACGAGACCGACGTGCGCTGCGCCATTGCCGATTTCCGTGTGCAGAATGGCGTCATGCAGGGCCAAAACATCGTGTTTGATACCGGCGTCGTGCGGGTGAAGGGCTCAGGCCGCATCAATCTGCAGGATGAGAGCCTGAAACTGGCCTTCAAGGGCAAGCCGAAAAAGTTCCGCCTGATCCGTGTCAATGTACCGATCGTGGTGGGTGGCCATCTGTCGGCGCCGAAAATTGGCGTCGATCCCGGCGCGGCCGTGGTGCAGGGCGGGCTGGCCGTGGCGCTCAATACGATCTTGCCGTTCGTCAATCTCGATTACGCCAAGAACGCCAACTGCGCCGATGTGATGTCGGATGCCCGCGAACAGGGCGCACCGACGACGCTGAAACCGGCGGCGAAAAAAACCAATCCGCTGCCGGTGGGCCGTCAGTAA
- a CDS encoding chemotaxis protein CheA yields MDDLISEFLTETAESLEVVDSELVKFEANPNERKTLDNIFRLVHTVKGTCGFLGLSRLEAVAHAGETLLGRFRDGKLDVTPVAVTLVLHSIDRIKVILAGLEATGNEPDGDDHDLIAQLEAMAEGQAVDLSTVKAVEVPDRPINGEIEPAVFNGPALGAGALGVGDIDPATGRALRPGEVAEADLEAAFAAADGPDDAPTTLQAGDIDPATGRALRPGEVSEADLEAAFAAAESPDWMNEATPDVDVSKPVAPSAPPVTAAKPVVPTPPAKAPEPMAGLGGEDAQGIATTQSIRVSVDVLEGLMTLVSEMVLTRNQLLQISRTREDSAFATPLQRLSTLTGELQDSVMKTRMQPIGAAWKKLPRLVRDLSYELGKKIDLVMEGEGTELDRQVLELIRDPLTHMVRNSADHGLEGTQERIDLGKPATGTVKLSAFHEGGYIVIRISDNGRGLNTPRIREKLLEKGLVTRNELDTLSDQQVQRYIFAPGFSTAAAVTNLSGRGVGMDVVRTNIEQIGGQIDLLSVPGSGTTFTIKIPLTLAIVSALIVGAGGQKFAVPQTSVMELVRTGQNAEHKIEKINDALVLRLRNKLLPLVQLGPTLQLEAAKDEDATFVMVIQVGERRYGLVVNDVLDTEEIVVKPLASILRDVNVFSGATILGDGSVVLILDPNAMSERAGNMLEEKASEDAEDATAFAGSEKVAMLLFRAGSGAPKAVELAHITRLEHVESDKIEMMEGRAALQYRGKLMPILTVSSDYTGLLSSSREEAHVQPLLVFTGEGYAMGLAVDEIVDVVEDHMTIELSADRPGVRGTAIISGRACEILDVDYYHLRGLAEHQRHPVSHVSSERAVA; encoded by the coding sequence GTGGACGACTTAATTTCCGAATTCCTGACCGAAACCGCCGAAAGCCTTGAGGTCGTCGATAGCGAACTGGTCAAGTTTGAAGCCAATCCGAATGAACGGAAGACGCTCGATAATATTTTCCGCCTCGTCCACACTGTAAAAGGCACCTGCGGCTTCTTAGGGCTGTCGCGCCTTGAAGCTGTGGCCCACGCCGGCGAAACCCTGCTCGGTCGTTTCCGCGATGGTAAGCTCGACGTGACCCCCGTCGCCGTGACCCTCGTCCTGCATTCGATCGACCGCATCAAGGTCATCCTGGCTGGTCTGGAAGCCACCGGTAACGAACCCGATGGCGATGATCACGACCTGATTGCCCAACTGGAAGCCATGGCCGAGGGCCAGGCCGTCGATCTGTCGACCGTGAAAGCCGTCGAAGTGCCCGATCGCCCGATCAATGGCGAAATCGAACCCGCTGTCTTTAATGGCCCCGCACTCGGTGCTGGCGCTTTGGGCGTTGGCGATATCGACCCCGCCACCGGCCGCGCCCTGCGCCCCGGCGAAGTCGCCGAAGCCGATCTGGAAGCCGCCTTCGCCGCCGCCGATGGCCCCGATGACGCCCCGACAACCTTGCAAGCCGGCGATATCGACCCCGCCACCGGTCGCGCCCTGCGCCCCGGTGAGGTCTCCGAAGCCGATCTCGAAGCCGCCTTCGCCGCCGCCGAATCGCCGGACTGGATGAATGAGGCGACGCCCGACGTGGACGTCAGCAAGCCGGTGGCCCCGAGCGCACCGCCCGTTACCGCCGCGAAACCCGTCGTCCCCACGCCCCCTGCCAAAGCACCGGAGCCGATGGCCGGCCTCGGCGGCGAAGATGCCCAAGGCATCGCCACCACCCAGTCCATCCGCGTGTCCGTCGATGTGCTCGAAGGCCTGATGACGCTCGTCTCGGAAATGGTGCTGACCCGCAACCAACTCCTGCAGATCAGCCGCACCCGTGAAGATTCCGCCTTCGCCACCCCGCTGCAACGCCTGTCCACCCTGACCGGCGAACTGCAGGACAGCGTGATGAAGACCCGCATGCAGCCGATCGGCGCCGCATGGAAGAAGTTGCCCCGCCTGGTGCGCGACCTCTCTTACGAACTGGGCAAGAAGATCGACCTCGTCATGGAAGGCGAAGGCACCGAACTCGACCGTCAAGTGCTCGAACTGATCCGCGATCCGCTGACCCACATGGTGCGCAACTCGGCCGACCACGGCCTCGAAGGCACCCAGGAGCGCATCGACCTCGGCAAGCCCGCCACCGGAACCGTCAAGCTGTCGGCCTTCCACGAAGGCGGCTATATCGTCATCCGCATTTCCGACAACGGTCGCGGCCTCAATACGCCGCGCATCCGCGAAAAGCTGCTCGAAAAGGGTCTGGTGACCCGCAACGAGTTGGACACCCTGAGCGACCAGCAGGTTCAGCGCTATATCTTCGCGCCGGGCTTCTCGACGGCGGCGGCGGTCACCAACCTGTCCGGCCGCGGCGTCGGCATGGACGTGGTGCGCACCAATATCGAACAGATCGGCGGCCAGATCGACCTTTTGTCGGTGCCGGGCTCCGGCACCACCTTCACCATCAAGATCCCGCTGACCCTGGCCATCGTCTCGGCCCTCATCGTCGGCGCCGGCGGCCAGAAATTCGCCGTGCCGCAAACCTCGGTGATGGAACTGGTTCGCACCGGCCAGAACGCCGAGCACAAGATTGAAAAGATCAACGACGCCCTCGTCCTGCGTCTGCGCAACAAGCTTCTGCCGCTGGTTCAGCTTGGGCCAACGCTCCAACTCGAAGCCGCCAAGGATGAAGACGCCACCTTCGTCATGGTCATCCAGGTCGGTGAGCGCCGTTACGGCCTCGTTGTCAACGATGTGCTCGATACTGAGGAAATCGTCGTCAAGCCGCTGGCCAGCATCCTGCGCGATGTCAATGTCTTCTCAGGCGCCACCATCCTGGGCGATGGCTCGGTCGTGCTGATCCTCGATCCGAACGCCATGAGTGAGCGCGCCGGCAATATGCTGGAAGAAAAAGCCTCGGAAGACGCCGAAGATGCCACCGCCTTCGCCGGCAGCGAAAAGGTCGCCATGCTGCTCTTCAGGGCGGGCTCCGGCGCGCCGAAGGCGGTCGAGCTGGCCCACATCACACGCCTCGAACACGTCGAATCTGACAAGATCGAGATGATGGAAGGCCGCGCGGCCCTGCAATATCGCGGCAAACTCATGCCGATCCTCACCGTCAGCAGCGACTATACAGGCCTGCTGTCGTCTTCGCGGGAAGAAGCCCATGTCCAGCCCCTGCTCGTCTTTACTGGCGAAGGTTACGCCATGGGGCTGGCGGTCGATGAAATCGTCGATGTCGTCGAAGACCACATGACCATCGAACTGTCGGCCGATCGTCCGGGCGTTCGCGGCACCGCCATTATCTCGGGCCGGGCCTGCGAAATCCTCGATGTCGACTATTACCACCTGCGTGGCCTGGCCGAACACCAGCGCCACCCCGTTTCCCATGTTTCCAGTGAAAGGGCTGTCGCATGA
- a CDS encoding chemotaxis protein CheW — protein sequence MSLKDYVTLRVGGQLFGVDAARVHDVFHPRGLTPVPLSRSEIAGVLNLRGRIVTAVCARRRLGLPPREEGAPEPLAIGLEVHGDSYGLVIDSVDEVLKLDDEKFHAPPGNLPPRWAEIIVGVYQLEKELLIVLDPHTLLDAAHLKAA from the coding sequence ATGAGCCTGAAAGATTACGTAACGCTCCGCGTCGGCGGCCAGCTCTTCGGTGTTGACGCCGCCCGCGTCCACGATGTCTTTCATCCGCGCGGCCTGACGCCCGTGCCTTTGTCGCGCTCCGAAATCGCCGGCGTGCTGAACTTGCGCGGCCGCATCGTCACCGCCGTCTGTGCCCGCCGCCGCCTCGGTCTGCCGCCGCGTGAAGAAGGTGCGCCTGAACCTCTGGCCATCGGACTCGAAGTGCATGGCGACAGTTACGGCCTCGTCATCGACTCGGTCGATGAGGTGCTGAAACTCGACGATGAGAAGTTCCACGCCCCTCCCGGAAATCTTCCGCCACGCTGGGCAGAAATAATCGTCGGCGTTTATCAATTAGAAAAGGAACTTCTGATAGTGTTGGATCCACACACACTCTTGGACGCCGCCCATCTTAAAGCGGCCTAA
- a CDS encoding response regulator — MKTCLVVDDSRVIRKVARRILENLQFEVAEANDGAEALKSCKENMPAAILLDWNMPVMDGITFLRALRKEDGGKAPIVVFCTTENDLAHITEALTEGASEYIMKPFDGEILEAKFSEVGLL; from the coding sequence ATGAAAACCTGTCTCGTCGTCGATGATAGCCGCGTTATCCGTAAAGTCGCCAGACGCATTCTGGAAAACCTCCAGTTTGAGGTGGCCGAGGCCAATGACGGCGCCGAAGCGTTGAAATCCTGCAAGGAAAACATGCCGGCCGCCATCTTGCTCGACTGGAACATGCCGGTCATGGACGGCATCACCTTCCTGCGCGCCCTGCGCAAGGAAGACGGTGGCAAGGCCCCGATCGTGGTGTTCTGCACCACCGAAAACGATCTGGCCCACATCACCGAAGCCCTGACCGAAGGCGCCTCGGAATACATCATGAAGCCCTTCGACGGCGAAATCCTCGAAGCCAAGTTCTCCGAAGTTGGCCTGCTGTAA
- a CDS encoding chemotaxis response regulator protein-glutamate methylesterase, which produces MSLTSNTAASLRPLKIMIVDNSAVVRGLISRWLEHEPDMVLAGLAIDGAKGVEKVKEVQPDVLILDIEMPNMGGLEALPKLLAAKPGLKVLMASTLTTRGANVTIRALELGAADYVPKPDSSRIGGADGFRTELLTKIRALCGRTRSWPMPGAAPANPAPASPTQGAPGAGSSTAGPGALARTPLSPARSAPPPPAAPILRPRSTGPKRIDALFVGASTGGPPALRTFLLGLGPDWKLPIFIVQHMPATFTAILAEHLDKALPMTVLEAKDGMPVTSRHVYIAPGDFHMTVKGPLGLPTIKLDQGPQVNWCRPAVDPLFQSAAALYGNHALAVVLTGMGHDGRDGASALVAANASVLVQDEASSVVWGMPGAVAEAGLAEIIKPIDGLSAACKVFARGERPQ; this is translated from the coding sequence ATGTCCCTGACCTCCAACACCGCCGCATCCCTGCGGCCCCTGAAAATCATGATCGTCGACAATTCCGCGGTCGTGCGGGGGCTGATCTCGCGCTGGCTTGAGCACGAGCCCGACATGGTGCTCGCGGGCCTCGCTATTGACGGCGCCAAGGGCGTCGAAAAGGTCAAGGAAGTCCAGCCGGACGTGCTGATCCTCGACATCGAAATGCCGAACATGGGCGGGCTTGAAGCCCTGCCGAAACTGCTCGCCGCCAAGCCCGGCCTCAAGGTTCTGATGGCCTCGACGCTGACGACGCGCGGCGCCAATGTCACCATCCGCGCCCTCGAACTGGGGGCCGCCGACTATGTACCCAAGCCGGATTCAAGCCGGATCGGCGGCGCTGACGGCTTCCGTACCGAACTGCTCACCAAGATCCGCGCCCTGTGCGGCCGCACACGCTCCTGGCCTATGCCAGGTGCCGCGCCAGCAAACCCGGCACCAGCCAGTCCGACGCAGGGTGCTCCCGGTGCAGGTTCCTCGACAGCCGGCCCGGGTGCTCTGGCGCGCACGCCTTTATCGCCCGCACGATCCGCACCACCGCCCCCCGCCGCGCCCATCCTGCGTCCGCGCAGCACAGGCCCCAAGCGCATCGACGCCCTTTTTGTCGGCGCCTCGACCGGCGGCCCGCCCGCTCTGCGCACCTTCCTGCTGGGCCTGGGGCCCGACTGGAAGCTGCCGATCTTCATCGTGCAGCACATGCCCGCCACCTTTACCGCCATCCTGGCCGAGCACCTCGATAAGGCGCTGCCGATGACGGTGCTGGAAGCCAAGGACGGCATGCCGGTCACCTCGCGCCACGTCTATATCGCCCCCGGCGACTTCCACATGACCGTCAAAGGCCCGCTCGGCCTGCCCACGATCAAGCTCGATCAGGGCCCTCAGGTCAACTGGTGCCGCCCGGCGGTCGATCCCCTGTTCCAGTCCGCCGCCGCCCTCTATGGCAATCACGCGCTCGCCGTCGTCCTGACCGGCATGGGCCATGATGGCCGTGACGGCGCCAGCGCCCTGGTGGCCGCCAATGCCTCTGTGTTGGTGCAGGACGAAGCGTCCAGCGTCGTCTGGGGCATGCCCGGCGCCGTAGCCGAAGCCGGCCTCGCTGAAATCATTAAACCTATCGATGGCCTGTCTGCGGCCTGTAAAGTATTTGCCCGTGGAGAACGGCCCCAATGA
- a CDS encoding protein-glutamate O-methyltransferase CheR: protein MNPEDIEHLAATLKARSGLILGSDKTYLIESRLSPVARREGFANVSALLSALRTKRDEKLMASVTDAMTTNETFFFRDKAPFDQFKSDILPALAKARLSGDLKVWCAACSTGQEPYSLAMLMDEAKPQFPRINLDILATDISDRCLEKAQAGLYTQFEVQRGLPITMMVKHFEKVDEMWRISPKLRSSIRFKKLNLLEDLRSVGRQDVIYCRNVLIYFDIETKKRVLEQMATLLADDGCLFLGAAETVLGITDAFKPMPGMRGLYIKNAASAQTGARRTA, encoded by the coding sequence ATGAACCCCGAAGACATCGAACACCTCGCCGCCACGCTGAAAGCCCGCTCGGGCCTCATTCTCGGCTCGGACAAGACCTACCTGATCGAAAGCCGTCTGTCGCCCGTGGCGCGACGCGAAGGCTTCGCCAATGTCTCGGCCCTGCTCAGCGCCCTGCGCACCAAGCGCGATGAGAAGCTGATGGCCAGCGTCACCGACGCCATGACCACCAACGAGACCTTCTTCTTCCGCGACAAGGCGCCGTTTGATCAGTTCAAGAGCGATATCCTGCCGGCACTGGCCAAGGCCCGCCTGTCGGGCGATCTCAAGGTCTGGTGCGCCGCCTGTTCCACCGGCCAGGAGCCCTATTCTCTGGCCATGCTTATGGACGAGGCCAAGCCCCAGTTCCCGCGCATCAATCTCGATATTCTGGCGACTGACATTTCCGACCGTTGTCTGGAAAAGGCCCAGGCCGGCCTCTACACCCAGTTCGAGGTCCAGCGCGGCCTGCCGATCACCATGATGGTCAAGCATTTTGAGAAGGTCGACGAGATGTGGCGCATCTCGCCAAAGCTGCGCTCGAGCATCCGTTTCAAGAAACTGAACCTGCTCGAAGACCTGCGCAGCGTCGGCCGTCAGGATGTCATCTATTGCCGCAACGTCCTGATCTATTTCGATATCGAGACCAAGAAGCGCGTGCTCGAACAGATGGCCACCCTGCTGGCCGATGACGGCTGCCTGTTTCTGGGTGCCGCCGAGACCGTGCTGGGCATCACCGATGCCTTCAAGCCCATGCCCGGTATGCGCGGCCTCTATATCAAGAACGCCGCCTCCGCCCAGACCGGTGCGCGCCGAACCGCTTAA